One window of Kosakonia cowanii JCM 10956 = DSM 18146 genomic DNA carries:
- the fsa gene encoding fructose-6-phosphate aldolase — MELYLDTANIAEVERLARIYPLAGVTTNPSIIAAGKTPLWEVLPRLQQAIGANGTLFAQVMSRDAEGMVSEAKRLHHALPGIVVKIPVTGEGLAAIKQLKKQGIVTLGTAVYSAAQGLLAALAGAKYVAPYVNRVDAQGGDGVRMVQELQTLLSLHAPESKVLAASFKTPRQALDCLLAGCEAITLPVDVAKQMLNTPAVESAVEKFEQDWQGAFGCLSL, encoded by the coding sequence ATGGAACTCTATCTGGATACGGCCAATATCGCGGAAGTGGAGCGCCTTGCGCGCATCTATCCGCTGGCTGGCGTTACCACCAACCCGAGCATTATTGCTGCCGGTAAAACTCCTCTGTGGGAGGTTTTGCCGCGTCTGCAACAGGCAATAGGCGCGAACGGGACGCTCTTCGCCCAGGTGATGAGCCGCGATGCAGAGGGCATGGTGAGCGAGGCGAAAAGGCTTCACCACGCGCTGCCGGGTATTGTGGTTAAAATCCCGGTAACGGGCGAAGGGCTGGCGGCGATTAAGCAGTTGAAAAAACAGGGGATCGTCACGCTCGGTACGGCGGTCTATAGCGCCGCGCAGGGCTTACTGGCTGCACTGGCGGGAGCCAAATATGTCGCGCCCTATGTTAACCGTGTCGATGCGCAGGGCGGCGATGGTGTGCGCATGGTGCAGGAGCTGCAAACCTTGCTGAGTTTGCATGCGCCGGAGAGCAAGGTGCTGGCAGCGAGCTTTAAAACCCCGCGCCAGGCGCTCGACTGTCTGCTCGCCGGATGCGAGGCGATTACCCTGCCGGTCGATGTGGCGAAGCAGATGCTCAATACGCCCGCCGTTGAATCCGCCGTCGAGAAATTCGAGCAGGACTGGCAGGGCGCGTTTGGCTGCCTGAGCCTGTAA
- the metF gene encoding methylenetetrahydrofolate reductase, whose product MSFFHANQREALNQSLAEVHGQINVSFEFFPPRTSEMEQTLWSSIDRLSSLKPKFVSVTYGANSGERDRTHSIIKGIKDRTGLEAVPHLTCIDATRDELRTIAQDYWNNGIRHIVALRGDLPPGGGKPEMYATDLVSLLKEVADFDISVAAYPEVHPEAKSAQADLLNLKRKVDAGASRAITQFFFDVESYLRFRDRCASTGIDVEIIPGILPVSNFKQAKKFADMTNVRIPAWMSQMFAGLDDDAETRKLVGANIAMDMVKILSREGVKDFHFYTLNRAEMSYAICHTLGVRPACNVAV is encoded by the coding sequence ATGAGCTTTTTTCACGCCAATCAGCGGGAAGCCCTGAACCAGAGCCTGGCGGAAGTTCACGGCCAGATTAACGTCTCCTTTGAGTTTTTCCCGCCGCGCACCAGTGAAATGGAACAGACCTTATGGAGCTCCATCGATCGCTTAAGCAGCCTGAAGCCGAAATTCGTTTCGGTCACCTACGGCGCGAACTCCGGCGAACGCGACCGCACGCACAGCATTATTAAAGGGATTAAAGATCGCACCGGGCTGGAAGCGGTGCCGCATCTGACCTGCATTGACGCCACCCGTGATGAGTTGCGCACCATCGCGCAGGATTACTGGAACAACGGCATTCGCCATATTGTTGCCCTGCGCGGCGATTTACCGCCGGGCGGCGGAAAGCCTGAAATGTATGCCACCGACCTGGTGAGCCTGTTAAAAGAGGTGGCGGATTTTGATATCTCCGTCGCTGCTTACCCGGAGGTGCACCCGGAAGCGAAAAGCGCGCAGGCCGACTTGCTCAACCTGAAGCGTAAAGTCGATGCGGGCGCCAGCCGCGCCATCACGCAATTTTTCTTCGATGTTGAGAGCTACCTGCGCTTTCGCGATCGCTGCGCCTCAACCGGTATCGACGTCGAGATCATTCCCGGCATTCTGCCGGTCTCCAACTTTAAGCAGGCGAAAAAGTTCGCCGACATGACCAACGTGCGCATCCCGGCGTGGATGTCGCAAATGTTCGCCGGGCTGGATGACGATGCGGAAACCCGCAAGCTGGTCGGCGCGAATATCGCCATGGATATGGTGAAGATCCTCAGCCGCGAAGGGGTTAAAGATTTCCACTTCTATACCCTGAACCGCGCCGAAATGAGCTATGCCATTTGCCACACCCTCGGCGTGCGCCCGGCCTGTAACGTTGCCGTTTAG
- a CDS encoding bifunctional aspartate kinase/homoserine dehydrogenase II: protein MSVIAQAGTKARQLHKFGGSSLADVKCYLRVAGIMAEYSQPGDMMVVSAAGSTTNQLISWLKLSQTDRLSAHQVQQSLRRYQLELINGLLPADVADGLTSAFIHDLEHLAALLDSGINDAVYAEVVGHGEIWSARLMAAVLNQQELDATWLDARDFLRAERSAQPQVNEGASYPLLQQQLAQHPGKRIVVTGFISRNDAGETVLLGRNGSDYSATQIGALGDVSRVTIWSDVAGVYSADPRKVKDACLLPLLRLDEASELARLAAPVLHARTLQPVSGSNIDLQLRCSYNPEQGSTRIERVLASGTGARIVTSHDDVCLIEFLVPSGQDFKLAHREIDIILKRAQVRPLAVGVHADRNLLQLCYTSEVVDSVFKLLDEAGLPGELRLRQGLALVAMVGAGVCRNPLHSHRFWQQLKGQPVEFIWQSDEGISLVAVLRVGPTESLIQGLHQSLFRAEKRIGLVLFGKGNIGSRWLELFSREQSALSARTGFEFVLAGVVDSRRSLLSYDGLDASRALAFFNDEAVEQDEESLFLWMRAHPYDDLVVLDVTASEQLAEQYLDFASHGFHVISANKLAGASKSDRFRQIHDAFEKTGRHWLYNATVGAGLPVNHTVRDLRDSGDSILAISGIFSGTLSWLFLQFDGSVPFTELVDQAWQQGLTEPDPRVDLSGKDVMRKLVILAREAGYDIEPDQVRVESLVPPGCEAESVDHFFENGEALNEQMLQRLEAARELGLVLRYVARFDANGKARVGVEAVRPEHPLAALLPCDNVFAIESRWYRDNPMVIRGPGAGRDVTAGAIQSDINRLAQLL, encoded by the coding sequence ATGAGTGTGATTGCGCAGGCAGGGACGAAGGCTCGTCAGCTGCACAAATTTGGTGGCAGTAGTCTGGCGGATGTGAAGTGTTATCTGCGCGTAGCAGGGATCATGGCGGAGTATTCGCAGCCGGGCGACATGATGGTGGTTTCGGCCGCCGGTAGCACCACCAACCAGTTGATCAGCTGGCTTAAACTGAGCCAGACCGATCGCCTCTCTGCGCATCAGGTGCAGCAATCGCTGCGCCGCTATCAGCTCGAATTAATTAACGGCCTGTTACCTGCCGATGTAGCCGATGGCCTGACCAGCGCCTTTATTCACGATCTGGAGCACCTCGCCGCGCTGCTCGACAGCGGCATCAACGATGCCGTTTATGCCGAAGTAGTGGGGCACGGTGAAATCTGGTCCGCGCGCTTAATGGCAGCGGTGCTGAATCAGCAGGAGCTTGACGCCACCTGGCTCGATGCCCGCGACTTCCTCCGCGCCGAGCGCAGCGCGCAGCCGCAGGTCAATGAAGGGGCCTCTTACCCCTTATTGCAGCAGCAGCTGGCGCAGCATCCGGGTAAACGAATTGTGGTGACCGGCTTTATCAGCCGCAACGACGCGGGCGAAACCGTGCTGCTTGGCCGTAACGGTTCCGACTACTCGGCAACGCAGATCGGCGCGCTGGGCGATGTTTCGCGCGTGACCATCTGGAGCGACGTCGCCGGGGTCTACAGCGCCGACCCGCGCAAAGTGAAAGATGCCTGTCTGCTGCCGCTGTTGCGTCTGGATGAAGCGAGCGAGCTGGCGCGCCTGGCCGCACCGGTACTGCATGCCCGCACATTACAGCCGGTTTCCGGCAGCAATATCGATCTGCAACTGCGTTGCAGCTACAACCCCGAACAGGGTTCAACGCGCATTGAGCGCGTGCTCGCTTCCGGCACCGGGGCACGCATTGTTACCAGCCATGATGATGTCTGCCTGATTGAGTTCCTCGTGCCGTCAGGGCAGGACTTCAAGCTGGCGCACAGAGAGATCGACATTATTCTCAAGCGCGCGCAGGTGCGTCCGCTGGCGGTCGGTGTTCACGCTGACCGCAATCTGCTGCAACTCTGCTACACCTCCGAAGTGGTCGACAGCGTCTTTAAACTGCTTGATGAGGCGGGTCTGCCGGGCGAGCTGCGTTTACGCCAGGGGCTGGCGCTGGTGGCGATGGTCGGTGCGGGCGTATGCCGCAACCCGCTGCACAGCCACCGCTTCTGGCAGCAGTTAAAAGGGCAGCCGGTCGAGTTTATCTGGCAATCGGACGAAGGGATCAGCCTGGTTGCCGTGCTGCGCGTCGGCCCGACCGAGAGCCTGATCCAGGGTCTGCACCAGTCGCTGTTCCGCGCGGAAAAACGCATTGGTCTGGTGCTGTTTGGTAAAGGCAATATCGGCTCGCGCTGGCTTGAGCTTTTCTCTCGCGAGCAGAGCGCGCTCTCGGCGCGCACCGGGTTTGAGTTTGTGCTGGCAGGCGTGGTTGATAGCCGCCGCAGCCTGTTGAGCTACGACGGGCTGGATGCCAGCCGCGCGCTTGCCTTCTTTAATGATGAGGCGGTAGAGCAGGATGAGGAGTCGCTGTTCCTGTGGATGCGTGCCCATCCGTATGATGATTTAGTGGTGCTGGATGTCACCGCCAGCGAGCAGCTTGCGGAGCAGTATCTCGATTTCGCCAGCCACGGTTTCCATGTCATCAGCGCTAACAAGCTGGCGGGCGCGAGCAAAAGCGATCGCTTCCGCCAGATCCATGACGCCTTTGAAAAAACTGGCCGCCACTGGCTCTATAACGCCACCGTCGGCGCGGGTCTGCCGGTTAACCACACCGTGCGCGATCTGCGCGACAGCGGCGATTCGATTCTGGCGATCAGCGGTATCTTCTCCGGTACGCTCTCCTGGCTATTCCTGCAGTTTGATGGCAGCGTGCCCTTCACCGAGCTGGTGGATCAGGCGTGGCAGCAGGGGCTGACCGAGCCGGACCCGCGCGTCGATCTCTCCGGTAAAGATGTGATGCGCAAGCTGGTGATCCTCGCCCGCGAAGCGGGGTATGACATCGAGCCGGATCAGGTGCGCGTCGAGTCGCTGGTGCCGCCGGGCTGCGAAGCAGAATCCGTCGATCACTTCTTCGAGAATGGCGAGGCGTTAAATGAGCAGATGCTCCAGCGCCTTGAAGCCGCCCGCGAGCTGGGGCTGGTGCTGCGTTACGTCGCCCGTTTCGATGCCAATGGCAAAGCGCGCGTTGGCGTTGAAGCGGTGCGCCCGGAGCATCCGCTGGCCGCGCTGCTGCCGTGCGATAACGTCTTTGCGATTGAGAGCCGCTGGTATCGCGATAACCCGATGGTGATCCGCGGGCCCGGCGCAGGCCGGGATGTCACCGCGGGCGCTATTCAGTCCGATATTAACCGCCTTGCACAGCTGCTGTAG
- the metB gene encoding cystathionine gamma-synthase: MTRKQATIAVRSGLNDDEQYGCVVPPIHLSSTYNFTGFNEPRAHDYSRRGNPTRDVVQRALAELEGGAGAVMTNTGMSAIHLVTTVFLKPGDLLVAPHDCYGGSYRLFDSLAKRGCYRVKFVDQGDEQALKAALAEKPKLVLVETPSNPLLRVVDIAKICGLAREAGAVSVVDNTFLSPALQNPLALGADLVLHSCTKYLNGHSDVVAGVVIAKDEATVTELAWWANNIGVTGSAFDSYLLLRGLRTLSPRMEVAQRNAQAIVDFLQTQPLVKKLYHPSLPDNQGHEIAARQQKGFGAMLSFELAGDEQTLRRFLSGLSLFTLAESLGGVESLISHAATMTHAGMAPEARAAAGIGETLLRISTGIEDSEDLIADLENGFRIAAEG, from the coding sequence ATGACGCGTAAACAGGCCACCATCGCAGTGCGTAGCGGATTGAACGATGACGAGCAGTACGGTTGCGTTGTCCCCCCGATTCACCTCTCCAGTACCTATAACTTCACCGGTTTTAACGAACCTCGCGCCCACGACTACTCGCGCCGCGGTAATCCTACGCGTGATGTGGTGCAGCGCGCGCTGGCGGAGCTGGAGGGCGGTGCAGGCGCGGTGATGACCAATACCGGCATGTCGGCAATTCACCTGGTGACCACGGTGTTCCTTAAGCCTGGCGATCTGCTGGTGGCACCGCACGACTGTTACGGCGGCAGCTATCGTCTGTTTGATAGCCTGGCGAAGCGCGGCTGCTACCGCGTGAAGTTTGTCGATCAGGGCGATGAGCAGGCGCTGAAAGCGGCGCTGGCGGAAAAACCGAAGCTGGTGCTGGTAGAAACTCCCAGTAACCCATTGTTGCGCGTCGTAGATATTGCGAAAATCTGTGGGCTTGCGCGGGAAGCGGGTGCGGTGAGCGTGGTGGATAACACCTTCCTGAGCCCGGCGTTGCAAAACCCGCTGGCGCTGGGGGCGGATCTGGTGCTGCACTCCTGCACCAAATACCTCAACGGCCACTCCGATGTGGTAGCCGGCGTGGTGATTGCGAAGGATGAGGCGACCGTCACCGAACTGGCATGGTGGGCGAATAATATTGGCGTCACCGGCAGCGCTTTCGACAGCTATTTGCTGCTGCGCGGGCTGCGCACCCTGTCGCCGCGCATGGAAGTGGCGCAGCGTAACGCGCAGGCGATTGTCGACTTTTTGCAGACTCAGCCGCTGGTGAAAAAGCTGTACCATCCCTCTCTGCCTGATAACCAGGGGCATGAGATTGCGGCGCGTCAGCAAAAGGGCTTTGGCGCGATGTTGAGTTTTGAACTGGCTGGCGATGAGCAGACGCTGCGTCGTTTCCTGAGCGGACTGTCGCTGTTTACACTGGCGGAATCGTTAGGCGGGGTTGAGAGTTTAATCTCCCACGCCGCGACCATGACCCACGCGGGCATGGCGCCGGAAGCACGCGCCGCCGCTGGGATCGGTGAGACGCTGCTGCGCATCTCAACCGGTATTGAAGATAGTGAAGATTTGATTGCCGATCTGGAAAATGGCTTCCGGATCGCCGCTGAGGGGTAA
- the metJ gene encoding met regulon transcriptional regulator MetJ — protein MAEWSGEYISPYAEHGKKSEQVKKITVSIPLKVLKILTDERTRRQVNNLRHATNSELLCEAFLHAFTGQPLPNDEDLRKERSDEIPEEAKVIMREMGIDPDTWEY, from the coding sequence ATGGCTGAATGGAGCGGCGAATATATCAGCCCATACGCTGAGCACGGCAAGAAGAGTGAGCAAGTAAAAAAAATTACGGTGTCCATTCCTCTTAAGGTGTTAAAAATCCTCACCGATGAACGTACCCGTCGTCAGGTGAATAACCTGCGCCACGCCACCAACAGCGAACTGCTGTGCGAGGCGTTTTTACATGCGTTTACCGGCCAGCCTTTGCCGAATGATGAAGACCTGCGTAAAGAGCGCAGCGATGAGATCCCGGAAGAGGCGAAAGTGATTATGCGTGAAATGGGTATCGACCCGGATACGTGGGAATACTGA
- the rpmE gene encoding 50S ribosomal protein L31, with translation MKKGIHPNYVAITATCSCGNVIETHSTLGHDLNLDVCGKCHPFFTGKQRDVATGGRVDRFNKRFSIPGSK, from the coding sequence ATGAAAAAAGGTATTCACCCGAATTACGTAGCGATTACTGCAACCTGTTCTTGCGGTAACGTGATCGAAACCCACTCTACTCTGGGTCACGATCTGAACCTGGACGTGTGTGGTAAATGCCACCCGTTCTTCACCGGTAAGCAGCGTGATGTTGCAACTGGTGGCCGTGTTGACCGTTTCAACAAACGCTTCAGCATCCCGGGCAGCAAGTAA